Proteins encoded within one genomic window of Arachis ipaensis cultivar K30076 chromosome B08, Araip1.1, whole genome shotgun sequence:
- the LOC110262479 gene encoding probable LRR receptor-like serine/threonine-protein kinase RFK1, with the protein MITTSSKLFFFSSFLALCFMLYPIEATSRLPDTEVEALKQIKKTLGWDLKNIDPCSKGGIISNPVRSTSEIINVSCDCSIAHDNFCHIIAIILSAQNLQGKLPPELVKLPYLQEINLTRNYLSGTIPREWGTMNLTKIALVANGLSGEIPKELANITTLKTLSLEFNNFYDSMILFIKIIFHRY; encoded by the exons ATGATCACTACTTCCTCTaaacttttcttcttttcatcaTTCCTTGCACTTTGCTTCATGCTATATCCTATAGAAGCTACTTCTCGGCTGCCAGACACAGAAG TGGAAGCTCTGAAGCAAATAAAAAAAACGCTCGGTTGGGACTTGAAGAACATAGATCCATGCAGTAAGGGGGGGATTATTTCAAACCCAGTTCGCTCAACATCAGAAATAATTAATGTTTCATGTGATTGCTCCATTGCTCATGACAACTTCTGCCATATCATTGCCAT AATTCTGAGTGCACAAAATCTTCAAGGAAAACTTCCTCCAGAACTTGTCAAGCTGCCATACCTTCAAGAGAT TAATCTTACCCGCAATTACCTTAGCGGTACGATTCCTAGAGAATGGGGTACGATGAACCTTACCAAAAT TGCACTTGTTGCAAACGGACTGAGTGGTGAAATCCCTAAGGAGCTAGCAAACATCACCACTCTCAAAACTTT GTCCTTAGAGTTCAATAATTTCT ATGATTCTATGATTTTA tttattaaaataatcttCCATAGATATTAA
- the LOC107613258 gene encoding probable leucine-rich repeat receptor-like serine/threonine-protein kinase At3g14840 isoform X1, which translates to MTNLGVLDLSYNKLGGEIPKFLTSLSSIKYIYLTGNILTGQVPADWTAPIDLSYNNFSNSPETVTCQMSNIGPLSCGQSKEKCPKYYYSFHINCGGDSSVQKGRITYESDSYKGVPFKKSTVESSNWAISTTGGDFMDNVHQYDLIQENETKLAIVDDVDLYTKARGSPISLTYYGFCLANGNYTVNLHFAEIVFINGTTYSSLGRRVFDVYIQGERVLKDFNIAKEAKGIGKANIQNFSAYVSNNELEIRLYWAGKGTTGVPYRSQYGPLISAISVTSDSLPEHNHISTRLMAGIVAPTVIVIIILIICLLWWKGCLRKKTSLEKELRNLDLQTGLFSLHQIKAATNNFNISNKIGEGGFGPVYKGILPNGTIIAVKQLSSKSKQGNREFINEIAMISALQHPCLVKLYGCCVEGDQLLLVYEYMENNSLAYALFGPKENELKLNWPTRQKICVGIARGLAFLHEESRLKIVHRDIKATNVLLDKNLNPKISDFGLAKLHEEDATHISTRIAGTYGYMAPEYAMNGYLTDKADVYSFGIVVLELISGKANTIHRSKEEVLYLLDWAHLLKEKGMLMELVDRRLGSDFNEEEVMVMIQVALLCTNATANLRPSMSSVLSMLEGKTIVPEFVSDQSELMDEMKLEAMRQYYYQKEENKINEANNNVSHNVVEEQWIASSSSDLYPMHIDSSSYYWEQRN; encoded by the exons ATGACAAACTTGGGAGTATT AGACCTCAGCTATAACAAATTAGGAGGAGAAATTCCAAAGTTTCTTACATCGCTATCAAGTATAAAGTACAT ATATTTAACTGGAAACATTCTCACTGGACAAGTGCCCGCCGATTGGACTGCACCCAT AGATCTTTCATATAACAACTTCAGCAACTCCCCAGAAACAGTAACATGTCAAATGTCAAACAT AGGACCTCTTTCTTGTGGGCAAAGCAAAGAAAAATGCCCAAAAT ACTATTATTCTTTCCATATAAATTGTGGTGGAGATAGTAGTGTACAGAAAGGAAGGATAACATATGAGAGTGATTCATATAAGGGAGTACCATTTAAGAAAAGTACAGTTGAATCATCAAATTGGGCAATTAGTACAACTGGTGGTGATTTCATGGATAATGTTCATCAGTACGACCTTATCCAAGAAAATGAAACCAAACTTGCCATAGTTGATGATGTTGATCTTTATACAAAGGCACGTGGTTCTCCCATTTCTTTGACTTACTATGGGTTTTGCCTGGCAAATGGAAACTACACCGTCAATCTCCACTTTGCAGAGATCGTTTTTATCAATGGCACCACATATAGCAGCCTAGGAAGGCGTGTATTTGATGTATACATTCAG gGAGAGCGTGTTCTAAAGGATTTCAATATTGCAAAAGAAGCAAAAGGAATTGGAAAGGCAAATATTCAAAATTTCAGTGCTTACGTGAGCAACAATGAGTTAGAGATCCGGTTATATTGGGCAGGGAAAGGTACTACTGGTGTTCCATATAGATCACAATATGGCCCTCTTATATCAGCAATTTCTGTCACTTCTG ACTCATTACCTGAGCACAATCACATATCTACAAGGCTAATGGCTGGAATTGTTGCTCCAACAGTGATAGTTATCATTATCCTAATTATTTGTCTACTTTGGTGGAAAGGTTGTCTAAGAAAGAAAACATCATTAGAAAAAG AGCTAAGAAATTTAGATTTACAAACTGGTCTATTTTCCTTGCATCAAATTAAGGCAGCAACAAACAACTTTAATATCTCCAATAAAATTGGTGAAGGAGGCTTTGGCCCTGTTTATAAG GGTATTTTACCAAATGGCACTATAATAGCAGTCAAACAACTTTCGTCTAAATCAAAGCAAGGAAACCGTGAGTTCATCAATGAGATAGCAATGATCTCAGCATTACAACACCCTTGTCTTGTTAAACTTTATGGATGCTGTGTTGAGGGAGATCAACTATTGTTGGTATATGAATATATGGAAAACAATAGCCTTGCGTATGCATTATTCG GGCCCAAAGAGAATGAATTAAAATTGAATTGGCCAACGAGACAGAAGATTTGTGTTGGTATTGCTAGAGGTTTGGCTTTTCTCCATGAGGAATCAAGATTGAAAATTGTTCATAGGGATATTAAGGCAACTAATGTGTTGCTCGACAAAAATTTAAATCCAAAAATTTCTGATTTTGGTTTAGCCAAACTCCATGAAGAGGATGCTACTCACATTAGTACTCGAATAGCTGGGACATA TGGATATATGGCACCCGAATATGCAATGAATGGTTATTTGACTGATAAAGCAGATGTTTATAGTTTTGGAATTGTTGTCTTGGAACTTATTAGTGGAAAGGCTAATACCATTCATCGATCAAAGGAGGAAGTGTTATATCTTCTTGATTGG GCACATTTGTTGAAAGAGAAAGGCATGCTCATGGAGCTAGTTGATCGAAGGTTAGGTTCAGATTTCAATGAAGAGGAAGTAATGGTGATGATCCAAGTTGCTCTCTTATGCACCAATGCGACTGCAAATCTTAGGCCTTCCATGTCTTCAGTTCTAAGCATGCTTGAAGGCAAAACCATTGTTCCAGAATTTGTTTCAGATCAAAGTGAATTAATGGATGAGATGAAGTTAGAGGCAATGCGACAATATTACtatcaaaaggaagaaaataaaataaatgaggcCAACAATAATGTGTCACATAATGTTGTTGAAGAACAATGGATTGCTTCATCTTCGTCTGACCTCTATCCTATGCACATTGATTCTTCATCATATTATTGGGAGCAAAGAAACTAG
- the LOC107613258 gene encoding probable leucine-rich repeat receptor-like serine/threonine-protein kinase At3g14840 isoform X2 has protein sequence MSNVKHELIFFPLFFFRGPLSCGQSKEKCPKYYYSFHINCGGDSSVQKGRITYESDSYKGVPFKKSTVESSNWAISTTGGDFMDNVHQYDLIQENETKLAIVDDVDLYTKARGSPISLTYYGFCLANGNYTVNLHFAEIVFINGTTYSSLGRRVFDVYIQGERVLKDFNIAKEAKGIGKANIQNFSAYVSNNELEIRLYWAGKGTTGVPYRSQYGPLISAISVTSDSLPEHNHISTRLMAGIVAPTVIVIIILIICLLWWKGCLRKKTSLEKELRNLDLQTGLFSLHQIKAATNNFNISNKIGEGGFGPVYKGILPNGTIIAVKQLSSKSKQGNREFINEIAMISALQHPCLVKLYGCCVEGDQLLLVYEYMENNSLAYALFGPKENELKLNWPTRQKICVGIARGLAFLHEESRLKIVHRDIKATNVLLDKNLNPKISDFGLAKLHEEDATHISTRIAGTYGYMAPEYAMNGYLTDKADVYSFGIVVLELISGKANTIHRSKEEVLYLLDWAHLLKEKGMLMELVDRRLGSDFNEEEVMVMIQVALLCTNATANLRPSMSSVLSMLEGKTIVPEFVSDQSELMDEMKLEAMRQYYYQKEENKINEANNNVSHNVVEEQWIASSSSDLYPMHIDSSSYYWEQRN, from the exons ATGTCAAATGTCAAACAT GAACTTATTTTTTTCCCATTGTTTTTCTTTAGAGGACCTCTTTCTTGTGGGCAAAGCAAAGAAAAATGCCCAAAAT ACTATTATTCTTTCCATATAAATTGTGGTGGAGATAGTAGTGTACAGAAAGGAAGGATAACATATGAGAGTGATTCATATAAGGGAGTACCATTTAAGAAAAGTACAGTTGAATCATCAAATTGGGCAATTAGTACAACTGGTGGTGATTTCATGGATAATGTTCATCAGTACGACCTTATCCAAGAAAATGAAACCAAACTTGCCATAGTTGATGATGTTGATCTTTATACAAAGGCACGTGGTTCTCCCATTTCTTTGACTTACTATGGGTTTTGCCTGGCAAATGGAAACTACACCGTCAATCTCCACTTTGCAGAGATCGTTTTTATCAATGGCACCACATATAGCAGCCTAGGAAGGCGTGTATTTGATGTATACATTCAG gGAGAGCGTGTTCTAAAGGATTTCAATATTGCAAAAGAAGCAAAAGGAATTGGAAAGGCAAATATTCAAAATTTCAGTGCTTACGTGAGCAACAATGAGTTAGAGATCCGGTTATATTGGGCAGGGAAAGGTACTACTGGTGTTCCATATAGATCACAATATGGCCCTCTTATATCAGCAATTTCTGTCACTTCTG ACTCATTACCTGAGCACAATCACATATCTACAAGGCTAATGGCTGGAATTGTTGCTCCAACAGTGATAGTTATCATTATCCTAATTATTTGTCTACTTTGGTGGAAAGGTTGTCTAAGAAAGAAAACATCATTAGAAAAAG AGCTAAGAAATTTAGATTTACAAACTGGTCTATTTTCCTTGCATCAAATTAAGGCAGCAACAAACAACTTTAATATCTCCAATAAAATTGGTGAAGGAGGCTTTGGCCCTGTTTATAAG GGTATTTTACCAAATGGCACTATAATAGCAGTCAAACAACTTTCGTCTAAATCAAAGCAAGGAAACCGTGAGTTCATCAATGAGATAGCAATGATCTCAGCATTACAACACCCTTGTCTTGTTAAACTTTATGGATGCTGTGTTGAGGGAGATCAACTATTGTTGGTATATGAATATATGGAAAACAATAGCCTTGCGTATGCATTATTCG GGCCCAAAGAGAATGAATTAAAATTGAATTGGCCAACGAGACAGAAGATTTGTGTTGGTATTGCTAGAGGTTTGGCTTTTCTCCATGAGGAATCAAGATTGAAAATTGTTCATAGGGATATTAAGGCAACTAATGTGTTGCTCGACAAAAATTTAAATCCAAAAATTTCTGATTTTGGTTTAGCCAAACTCCATGAAGAGGATGCTACTCACATTAGTACTCGAATAGCTGGGACATA TGGATATATGGCACCCGAATATGCAATGAATGGTTATTTGACTGATAAAGCAGATGTTTATAGTTTTGGAATTGTTGTCTTGGAACTTATTAGTGGAAAGGCTAATACCATTCATCGATCAAAGGAGGAAGTGTTATATCTTCTTGATTGG GCACATTTGTTGAAAGAGAAAGGCATGCTCATGGAGCTAGTTGATCGAAGGTTAGGTTCAGATTTCAATGAAGAGGAAGTAATGGTGATGATCCAAGTTGCTCTCTTATGCACCAATGCGACTGCAAATCTTAGGCCTTCCATGTCTTCAGTTCTAAGCATGCTTGAAGGCAAAACCATTGTTCCAGAATTTGTTTCAGATCAAAGTGAATTAATGGATGAGATGAAGTTAGAGGCAATGCGACAATATTACtatcaaaaggaagaaaataaaataaatgaggcCAACAATAATGTGTCACATAATGTTGTTGAAGAACAATGGATTGCTTCATCTTCGTCTGACCTCTATCCTATGCACATTGATTCTTCATCATATTATTGGGAGCAAAGAAACTAG
- the LOC107613258 gene encoding probable leucine-rich repeat receptor-like serine/threonine-protein kinase At3g14840 isoform X3: MSNIGPLSCGQSKEKCPKYYYSFHINCGGDSSVQKGRITYESDSYKGVPFKKSTVESSNWAISTTGGDFMDNVHQYDLIQENETKLAIVDDVDLYTKARGSPISLTYYGFCLANGNYTVNLHFAEIVFINGTTYSSLGRRVFDVYIQGERVLKDFNIAKEAKGIGKANIQNFSAYVSNNELEIRLYWAGKGTTGVPYRSQYGPLISAISVTSDSLPEHNHISTRLMAGIVAPTVIVIIILIICLLWWKGCLRKKTSLEKELRNLDLQTGLFSLHQIKAATNNFNISNKIGEGGFGPVYKGILPNGTIIAVKQLSSKSKQGNREFINEIAMISALQHPCLVKLYGCCVEGDQLLLVYEYMENNSLAYALFGPKENELKLNWPTRQKICVGIARGLAFLHEESRLKIVHRDIKATNVLLDKNLNPKISDFGLAKLHEEDATHISTRIAGTYGYMAPEYAMNGYLTDKADVYSFGIVVLELISGKANTIHRSKEEVLYLLDWAHLLKEKGMLMELVDRRLGSDFNEEEVMVMIQVALLCTNATANLRPSMSSVLSMLEGKTIVPEFVSDQSELMDEMKLEAMRQYYYQKEENKINEANNNVSHNVVEEQWIASSSSDLYPMHIDSSSYYWEQRN, translated from the exons ATGTCAAACAT AGGACCTCTTTCTTGTGGGCAAAGCAAAGAAAAATGCCCAAAAT ACTATTATTCTTTCCATATAAATTGTGGTGGAGATAGTAGTGTACAGAAAGGAAGGATAACATATGAGAGTGATTCATATAAGGGAGTACCATTTAAGAAAAGTACAGTTGAATCATCAAATTGGGCAATTAGTACAACTGGTGGTGATTTCATGGATAATGTTCATCAGTACGACCTTATCCAAGAAAATGAAACCAAACTTGCCATAGTTGATGATGTTGATCTTTATACAAAGGCACGTGGTTCTCCCATTTCTTTGACTTACTATGGGTTTTGCCTGGCAAATGGAAACTACACCGTCAATCTCCACTTTGCAGAGATCGTTTTTATCAATGGCACCACATATAGCAGCCTAGGAAGGCGTGTATTTGATGTATACATTCAG gGAGAGCGTGTTCTAAAGGATTTCAATATTGCAAAAGAAGCAAAAGGAATTGGAAAGGCAAATATTCAAAATTTCAGTGCTTACGTGAGCAACAATGAGTTAGAGATCCGGTTATATTGGGCAGGGAAAGGTACTACTGGTGTTCCATATAGATCACAATATGGCCCTCTTATATCAGCAATTTCTGTCACTTCTG ACTCATTACCTGAGCACAATCACATATCTACAAGGCTAATGGCTGGAATTGTTGCTCCAACAGTGATAGTTATCATTATCCTAATTATTTGTCTACTTTGGTGGAAAGGTTGTCTAAGAAAGAAAACATCATTAGAAAAAG AGCTAAGAAATTTAGATTTACAAACTGGTCTATTTTCCTTGCATCAAATTAAGGCAGCAACAAACAACTTTAATATCTCCAATAAAATTGGTGAAGGAGGCTTTGGCCCTGTTTATAAG GGTATTTTACCAAATGGCACTATAATAGCAGTCAAACAACTTTCGTCTAAATCAAAGCAAGGAAACCGTGAGTTCATCAATGAGATAGCAATGATCTCAGCATTACAACACCCTTGTCTTGTTAAACTTTATGGATGCTGTGTTGAGGGAGATCAACTATTGTTGGTATATGAATATATGGAAAACAATAGCCTTGCGTATGCATTATTCG GGCCCAAAGAGAATGAATTAAAATTGAATTGGCCAACGAGACAGAAGATTTGTGTTGGTATTGCTAGAGGTTTGGCTTTTCTCCATGAGGAATCAAGATTGAAAATTGTTCATAGGGATATTAAGGCAACTAATGTGTTGCTCGACAAAAATTTAAATCCAAAAATTTCTGATTTTGGTTTAGCCAAACTCCATGAAGAGGATGCTACTCACATTAGTACTCGAATAGCTGGGACATA TGGATATATGGCACCCGAATATGCAATGAATGGTTATTTGACTGATAAAGCAGATGTTTATAGTTTTGGAATTGTTGTCTTGGAACTTATTAGTGGAAAGGCTAATACCATTCATCGATCAAAGGAGGAAGTGTTATATCTTCTTGATTGG GCACATTTGTTGAAAGAGAAAGGCATGCTCATGGAGCTAGTTGATCGAAGGTTAGGTTCAGATTTCAATGAAGAGGAAGTAATGGTGATGATCCAAGTTGCTCTCTTATGCACCAATGCGACTGCAAATCTTAGGCCTTCCATGTCTTCAGTTCTAAGCATGCTTGAAGGCAAAACCATTGTTCCAGAATTTGTTTCAGATCAAAGTGAATTAATGGATGAGATGAAGTTAGAGGCAATGCGACAATATTACtatcaaaaggaagaaaataaaataaatgaggcCAACAATAATGTGTCACATAATGTTGTTGAAGAACAATGGATTGCTTCATCTTCGTCTGACCTCTATCCTATGCACATTGATTCTTCATCATATTATTGGGAGCAAAGAAACTAG
- the LOC107613258 gene encoding probable leucine-rich repeat receptor-like serine/threonine-protein kinase At3g14840 isoform X4, whose product MDNVHQYDLIQENETKLAIVDDVDLYTKARGSPISLTYYGFCLANGNYTVNLHFAEIVFINGTTYSSLGRRVFDVYIQGERVLKDFNIAKEAKGIGKANIQNFSAYVSNNELEIRLYWAGKGTTGVPYRSQYGPLISAISVTSDSLPEHNHISTRLMAGIVAPTVIVIIILIICLLWWKGCLRKKTSLEKELRNLDLQTGLFSLHQIKAATNNFNISNKIGEGGFGPVYKGILPNGTIIAVKQLSSKSKQGNREFINEIAMISALQHPCLVKLYGCCVEGDQLLLVYEYMENNSLAYALFGPKENELKLNWPTRQKICVGIARGLAFLHEESRLKIVHRDIKATNVLLDKNLNPKISDFGLAKLHEEDATHISTRIAGTYGYMAPEYAMNGYLTDKADVYSFGIVVLELISGKANTIHRSKEEVLYLLDWAHLLKEKGMLMELVDRRLGSDFNEEEVMVMIQVALLCTNATANLRPSMSSVLSMLEGKTIVPEFVSDQSELMDEMKLEAMRQYYYQKEENKINEANNNVSHNVVEEQWIASSSSDLYPMHIDSSSYYWEQRN is encoded by the exons ATGGATAATGTTCATCAGTACGACCTTATCCAAGAAAATGAAACCAAACTTGCCATAGTTGATGATGTTGATCTTTATACAAAGGCACGTGGTTCTCCCATTTCTTTGACTTACTATGGGTTTTGCCTGGCAAATGGAAACTACACCGTCAATCTCCACTTTGCAGAGATCGTTTTTATCAATGGCACCACATATAGCAGCCTAGGAAGGCGTGTATTTGATGTATACATTCAG gGAGAGCGTGTTCTAAAGGATTTCAATATTGCAAAAGAAGCAAAAGGAATTGGAAAGGCAAATATTCAAAATTTCAGTGCTTACGTGAGCAACAATGAGTTAGAGATCCGGTTATATTGGGCAGGGAAAGGTACTACTGGTGTTCCATATAGATCACAATATGGCCCTCTTATATCAGCAATTTCTGTCACTTCTG ACTCATTACCTGAGCACAATCACATATCTACAAGGCTAATGGCTGGAATTGTTGCTCCAACAGTGATAGTTATCATTATCCTAATTATTTGTCTACTTTGGTGGAAAGGTTGTCTAAGAAAGAAAACATCATTAGAAAAAG AGCTAAGAAATTTAGATTTACAAACTGGTCTATTTTCCTTGCATCAAATTAAGGCAGCAACAAACAACTTTAATATCTCCAATAAAATTGGTGAAGGAGGCTTTGGCCCTGTTTATAAG GGTATTTTACCAAATGGCACTATAATAGCAGTCAAACAACTTTCGTCTAAATCAAAGCAAGGAAACCGTGAGTTCATCAATGAGATAGCAATGATCTCAGCATTACAACACCCTTGTCTTGTTAAACTTTATGGATGCTGTGTTGAGGGAGATCAACTATTGTTGGTATATGAATATATGGAAAACAATAGCCTTGCGTATGCATTATTCG GGCCCAAAGAGAATGAATTAAAATTGAATTGGCCAACGAGACAGAAGATTTGTGTTGGTATTGCTAGAGGTTTGGCTTTTCTCCATGAGGAATCAAGATTGAAAATTGTTCATAGGGATATTAAGGCAACTAATGTGTTGCTCGACAAAAATTTAAATCCAAAAATTTCTGATTTTGGTTTAGCCAAACTCCATGAAGAGGATGCTACTCACATTAGTACTCGAATAGCTGGGACATA TGGATATATGGCACCCGAATATGCAATGAATGGTTATTTGACTGATAAAGCAGATGTTTATAGTTTTGGAATTGTTGTCTTGGAACTTATTAGTGGAAAGGCTAATACCATTCATCGATCAAAGGAGGAAGTGTTATATCTTCTTGATTGG GCACATTTGTTGAAAGAGAAAGGCATGCTCATGGAGCTAGTTGATCGAAGGTTAGGTTCAGATTTCAATGAAGAGGAAGTAATGGTGATGATCCAAGTTGCTCTCTTATGCACCAATGCGACTGCAAATCTTAGGCCTTCCATGTCTTCAGTTCTAAGCATGCTTGAAGGCAAAACCATTGTTCCAGAATTTGTTTCAGATCAAAGTGAATTAATGGATGAGATGAAGTTAGAGGCAATGCGACAATATTACtatcaaaaggaagaaaataaaataaatgaggcCAACAATAATGTGTCACATAATGTTGTTGAAGAACAATGGATTGCTTCATCTTCGTCTGACCTCTATCCTATGCACATTGATTCTTCATCATATTATTGGGAGCAAAGAAACTAG